One genomic window of Methanoculleus horonobensis includes the following:
- the thiI gene encoding tRNA uracil 4-sulfurtransferase ThiI → MEAVMVRYGEIFLKSETVKRRYISIMTGNIGLALETEGLTHRIETHRGRIMIYGDEPRRIAVVAAKTFGVVGTSVCTVTSADIEGLAATAVEHAERNLRPGMSFGVRARRSVVEGLNSQELAAAVGSAVLDRIPEAKVDLTSPDYEIFVEAREYGGLVYDEKIPGPGGLPYGTQGEVMALLSEGIDSPVASWLMMRRGCLMVHVNMHGGRFGGADAEKNVLANHARLSLWVPGHALDLLVVEMEPFFAAITALKEPRYRCVLCKRFMLRVASLLAKERGAAALVSGDNLGQVASQTLANMAVIAPAATVPMLRPLIGFDKTEVVDRARAIGTFQARPGDVGCTVAPRYPSTAAPAETILKLEEEIGAEGLAEQAAATVRRYRAKNGEIEEIG, encoded by the coding sequence ATGGAAGCGGTGATGGTCAGGTACGGCGAGATCTTCCTCAAGAGCGAGACGGTGAAGCGGCGGTACATATCGATAATGACGGGGAATATCGGTCTTGCGCTGGAGACTGAGGGACTTACTCACCGTATCGAGACTCACCGGGGCCGGATCATGATCTACGGCGACGAACCCCGGCGGATCGCCGTAGTGGCCGCAAAGACCTTTGGGGTGGTGGGCACCAGTGTCTGCACGGTGACCTCGGCGGATATCGAGGGGCTCGCGGCCACGGCGGTCGAGCACGCAGAGAGGAATCTCCGACCCGGGATGTCGTTTGGGGTCAGGGCGCGGCGATCGGTTGTCGAGGGGCTTAATAGCCAGGAGCTCGCTGCGGCGGTCGGTTCGGCCGTCCTCGACCGGATACCGGAGGCGAAGGTCGATCTGACGTCGCCCGACTACGAGATCTTCGTGGAAGCCCGGGAGTATGGCGGCCTCGTCTACGACGAGAAGATCCCGGGGCCGGGCGGGCTCCCCTACGGGACGCAGGGCGAGGTGATGGCCCTGCTCTCGGAAGGAATCGACTCGCCGGTCGCGTCGTGGCTGATGATGCGCCGGGGATGCCTGATGGTGCACGTCAACATGCACGGCGGTCGGTTCGGGGGTGCGGACGCGGAGAAGAACGTCCTTGCAAATCATGCCCGGCTCTCTCTCTGGGTTCCGGGCCACGCCCTTGATCTCCTGGTCGTGGAGATGGAGCCGTTCTTTGCGGCGATCACGGCGCTGAAGGAGCCGCGCTACCGGTGCGTCCTCTGCAAGCGGTTCATGCTCAGGGTGGCGAGTCTCCTTGCAAAGGAGCGTGGAGCTGCCGCCCTGGTCAGCGGCGACAACCTGGGGCAGGTGGCGTCCCAGACGCTCGCGAACATGGCGGTGATTGCTCCTGCGGCGACCGTTCCGATGCTCCGGCCGCTGATCGGGTTTGACAAGACGGAGGTCGTCGACCGCGCACGCGCTATCGGGACGTTTCAGGCGCGGCCGGGAGACGTCGGGTGCACGGTCGCTCCCCGCTACCCCTCGACGGCGGCGCCCGCGGAGACGATCCTGAAACTCGAAGAGGAGATCGGTGCGGAGGGTCTCGCGGAGCAGGCGGCGGCGACGGTGCGGCGGTATCGCGCGAAGAATGGAGAGATTGAGGAGATCGGGTGA
- the larE gene encoding ATP-dependent sacrificial sulfur transferase LarE: MTRVRGLDALLKSYEPVAVALSGGTDSSVLLAFARHHGIQAIAISVDTGLTPPGELAAARKLSERLGLPHVVIPLDMLDIPAVRENRPDRCYVCKRAMMEAVVAEARRQGCRTVVDGTHADDRPAARPGMRVLSELGIKSPFAGCGMGKADVEALARELGVPIRPPSACLATRIPTGEAVTRECLALVAAAEALLAREIPGTIRVRCTGGCRASIEADPAYRRRLEELLGAVKELGFTDVTIASGGYREGGADSWKR, from the coding sequence ATGACGAGAGTTCGCGGACTTGATGCTCTCCTGAAATCCTACGAACCCGTCGCGGTCGCGCTCTCCGGTGGAACGGACAGTTCGGTTCTGCTGGCGTTCGCCCGGCATCATGGGATTCAGGCGATCGCGATCAGCGTCGATACCGGCCTTACACCGCCGGGGGAGCTCGCGGCGGCGCGCAAACTCTCGGAGCGCCTGGGTCTCCCGCATGTCGTGATACCGCTCGATATGCTCGATATCCCCGCTGTCCGGGAGAACCGGCCGGACCGGTGCTACGTCTGCAAGCGGGCGATGATGGAGGCGGTCGTGGCGGAGGCACGCCGGCAGGGGTGCCGGACGGTGGTCGATGGGACCCACGCCGACGATCGGCCCGCGGCGAGGCCCGGGATGCGGGTGCTCTCCGAACTCGGGATCAAAAGCCCGTTCGCCGGGTGCGGTATGGGGAAGGCGGATGTCGAGGCACTTGCGAGGGAACTCGGGGTGCCCATCCGCCCGCCGTCGGCATGCCTCGCAACCCGCATCCCCACCGGTGAGGCGGTCACCCGGGAGTGCCTCGCGCTCGTCGCGGCGGCGGAAGCCCTCCTCGCGCGGGAGATCCCGGGGACGATACGTGTCCGGTGCACCGGTGGTTGCCGGGCCTCGATCGAGGCCGACCCGGCGTACCGCCGGAGGCTTGAGGAACTGCTCGGTGCGGTGAAGGAACTCGGGTTTACGGATGTAACGATTGCCTCCGGTGGCTACCGGGAAGGAGGTGCGGATTCATGGAAGCGGTGA
- a CDS encoding DUF2150 family protein — translation MAKKASAKQAEPMKLFYIFYNQERWDNWIKTLEEANFEPPEGEEVSEGEQMLFSFTEDITLSVLKIIRLHQNGRFTKEEATEKLDDVELIVMTGLPEGELEDIIGSLQLSLLVLFTACRKYLEGEFDKDIKTLVKKGKGIDEENLEEALEVAANIGAAVVDGATCCAKYIKDNVENPGLFDEWLIEIETMSNAMKSLAKFDEEPGES, via the coding sequence ATGGCGAAGAAAGCGAGTGCCAAACAGGCAGAACCCATGAAACTCTTCTATATTTTTTACAATCAGGAGCGCTGGGACAACTGGATCAAGACGCTGGAGGAAGCAAATTTCGAGCCCCCCGAAGGTGAAGAGGTCTCGGAGGGCGAGCAGATGCTCTTCAGTTTCACCGAAGATATCACCCTCTCGGTCTTGAAGATCATCCGTCTCCACCAGAACGGCCGGTTCACGAAGGAGGAGGCCACGGAGAAACTCGACGACGTGGAGCTTATCGTCATGACCGGACTTCCCGAGGGAGAACTCGAAGATATCATCGGGTCGCTCCAGCTCTCGCTGCTGGTGCTCTTCACCGCCTGCCGGAAGTACCTCGAAGGCGAATTCGACAAGGACATCAAGACCCTCGTGAAGAAGGGCAAGGGCATCGACGAGGAGAACCTCGAGGAAGCGCTCGAGGTTGCGGCGAATATCGGGGCCGCCGTAGTCGACGGCGCCACCTGCTGCGCGAAGTACATCAAGGACAACGTGGAGAACCCCGGCCTCTTCGACGAGTGGCTCATCGAGATCGAGACCATGAGCAACGCCATGAAGTCGCTCGCGAAGTTCGACGAGGAGCCCGGCGAGTCGTGA
- a CDS encoding DUF5814 domain-containing protein, with protein sequence MIADKARFRAARKLERAAGFRLPDHVFSGAFLESLGKAIDFENLDRRTHEQLRAFFRDFMDCKCKNAPFCGCPERKFTLTIIEFRELGLDHRQISAHLLEEYGLDLYPADILSFLEDSVHMLEAIRDVAELQGRERLAENAIEHIKKIEH encoded by the coding sequence GTGATAGCGGATAAAGCCCGGTTTCGGGCGGCACGGAAACTTGAGCGGGCAGCAGGGTTCCGGCTCCCGGATCACGTCTTTTCAGGCGCGTTTCTGGAGTCGCTCGGGAAGGCAATCGACTTCGAGAACCTCGATCGCCGGACGCACGAGCAGCTCCGGGCCTTTTTCCGCGACTTCATGGATTGCAAATGCAAGAACGCACCCTTCTGCGGGTGCCCGGAGAGGAAGTTCACCCTCACCATCATCGAGTTTCGGGAGTTGGGGCTCGATCACCGCCAGATCAGCGCCCACCTCCTCGAAGAATACGGGCTCGATCTCTACCCCGCCGATATCCTGAGTTTTCTCGAGGACTCCGTCCACATGCTCGAAGCGATACGGGACGTCGCCGAACTGCAGGGGCGGGAGAGACTGGCGGAGAACGCCATCGAGCACATCAAGAAGATCGAGCACTAA
- a CDS encoding GNAT family N-acetyltransferase — MWPYLEKTMEKEVRELQPGEFPLAERVWTHYRGQKADPARERIFGVFVDGALAATARCTLHSGGLEMDCVFTLDEHRGHGYAKEAVQILLDECGSETIYIHSTLPLIGFYGRLGFEPIPEARLPESIRERFLFCFGEMAGCNVAPMMRNPGNRAQ; from the coding sequence GTGTGGCCATACCTGGAGAAGACGATGGAGAAAGAGGTTCGTGAACTGCAGCCGGGAGAGTTTCCGCTTGCAGAGAGAGTCTGGACGCACTACCGCGGCCAGAAGGCCGACCCGGCGCGGGAGAGGATATTCGGTGTCTTTGTCGACGGAGCCCTTGCGGCAACGGCCCGCTGCACCCTTCACTCGGGCGGCCTCGAGATGGACTGCGTCTTCACGCTGGACGAGCACCGCGGACACGGCTATGCAAAGGAGGCCGTGCAGATCCTCCTCGACGAATGCGGCTCCGAGACGATCTACATCCACTCGACGCTCCCCCTGATCGGGTTCTACGGGAGACTCGGGTTCGAACCCATCCCGGAGGCGAGACTGCCGGAGAGTATCCGGGAGCGTTTCCTCTTCTGCTTCGGGGAGATGGCGGGGTGCAACGTCGCTCCCATGATGCGGAACCCCGGGAACCGGGCACAGTAA
- a CDS encoding flippase, with amino-acid sequence MRIDPVQRQSVISLASTLALTAIGFLSTMFFTHTVGLSILGAYFIFVAYYSVFNLLGDGGFGGAVVKRISEGEDQNAYFTAFFVLRVVLVAISVGFLLIIRPYIPDLASPEVFLWLIVALIAGAFTSIASNSVYGRGKVGINQIGSLIDNVIRVFVQVVAVVLGYGVAGLAGGFVAGLLAAGLVNYRFLDLSPARFRRSHIQSLFAFSFWTFLSASGYLVFSYADTIMIGYFLTDADVGIYRVALQLTSIATFITIALRTTLYPKVSYWGKQDELPLVERALARAFTYSLLLAVPVVAGGWLLGERLLYFFYTASATAGAPALAILLLVQVAHVFMFLQTMCLNALDRPRDSFRVTVIAVTANIGLNLLLIPAYGIVGASVATLVTMVLNAALANRALSRSIRVRIERRAVGHIVLAALVMGAVVAVYSFVIPLTNVFVVLGAVALGGLVYILALLKIDRGIHDELKELTRGLGIPWPDLL; translated from the coding sequence ATGCGCATCGACCCCGTCCAGCGCCAGAGTGTCATCAGCCTCGCCTCGACGCTGGCCCTCACTGCGATCGGGTTCCTCTCCACGATGTTCTTCACTCATACTGTCGGCCTATCGATACTGGGCGCATACTTCATCTTCGTCGCCTACTACAGCGTTTTCAACCTGCTCGGGGACGGCGGGTTCGGGGGGGCTGTTGTAAAACGGATAAGCGAGGGGGAAGACCAGAACGCATATTTCACGGCGTTTTTCGTCCTCAGGGTCGTGCTGGTGGCCATCTCGGTCGGGTTCCTCCTCATCATACGGCCGTATATCCCCGACCTTGCCTCGCCGGAAGTCTTCCTCTGGCTGATCGTCGCGCTGATCGCCGGTGCCTTCACGAGTATCGCCTCGAACAGCGTCTACGGTAGAGGGAAGGTCGGCATCAACCAGATCGGCAGCCTGATCGACAACGTGATTCGGGTCTTCGTTCAGGTCGTTGCGGTCGTCCTCGGCTACGGCGTTGCCGGGCTTGCCGGCGGTTTCGTCGCCGGTCTCCTTGCGGCAGGGCTCGTCAATTACCGCTTTCTGGATCTCTCGCCGGCACGGTTTCGCCGGTCACACATCCAGAGCCTCTTTGCCTTCTCGTTCTGGACGTTCCTCAGCGCGAGCGGCTACCTCGTCTTCTCGTACGCCGATACCATCATGATCGGTTACTTCCTGACCGATGCCGACGTCGGCATCTACCGCGTGGCACTCCAGCTCACCTCTATTGCAACGTTCATCACCATAGCGCTCCGTACCACCCTCTACCCGAAGGTCAGTTACTGGGGGAAGCAGGACGAACTCCCTCTGGTGGAGCGTGCGCTCGCCCGTGCCTTCACCTACTCGCTCCTGCTCGCTGTCCCCGTCGTTGCCGGGGGCTGGCTTCTCGGCGAACGGCTCCTCTACTTCTTCTACACGGCGTCAGCCACCGCAGGGGCACCGGCTCTCGCGATACTCCTGCTCGTTCAGGTCGCTCACGTTTTCATGTTCCTCCAGACAATGTGCCTGAACGCTCTCGACCGACCGCGTGACTCGTTCCGGGTGACGGTGATCGCGGTTACAGCGAACATCGGCTTGAACCTCCTCCTCATCCCGGCATATGGTATCGTCGGGGCGTCTGTGGCCACGCTCGTCACCATGGTGCTGAACGCGGCACTCGCCAACCGCGCCCTCTCCCGGAGCATCCGCGTGCGGATAGAGCGCAGAGCCGTAGGACACATCGTCCTCGCCGCGCTCGTGATGGGGGCCGTCGTCGCGGTCTACTCGTTCGTCATCCCGCTCACGAACGTCTTCGTCGTCCTCGGAGCGGTTGCGCTCGGCGGTCTGGTCTATATCCTGGCTCTTCTCAAGATCGACCGGGGAATCCACGACGAACTGAAGGAACTGACCCGGGGTCTCGGCATCCCCTGGCCGGATCTGCTCTGA
- a CDS encoding Gfo/Idh/MocA family protein: MDVGVIGVGMMGRNHARVYSEMKAVDSLHLFDLNGKAARDLAGAFEATASPTLENLLENVDAVSVCVPTPYHFSVAEQILEAGVPLLIEKPVCATAEEAKRLIAKIPEGLVAGVGHIERFNPIVPEIKKIVQNPLYIEMKRHNPASSRVSGSSVVEDLMIHDVDIMRNVLLPEGTYHLAGSGNEDVCSALFSFGGTPVYLSASRKSSKKIRMIYIEEEEFTVEGDFMAQEIYIHRKPGQYAVEDERYVQENIIEKVLVNKQEPLKLELSTFLDCVVRKRQFPVSPAQALLNMEICEDVARCFAA, from the coding sequence TTGGACGTAGGGGTTATCGGTGTTGGAATGATGGGCAGGAATCACGCCCGTGTATACTCGGAAATGAAAGCGGTGGACTCGCTTCACCTGTTCGATCTCAACGGGAAGGCGGCCCGCGACCTTGCCGGCGCCTTTGAGGCAACGGCCTCCCCGACGCTTGAGAACCTGCTCGAAAACGTCGATGCGGTGAGCGTCTGCGTACCGACGCCCTATCACTTCTCCGTTGCAGAGCAGATCCTCGAGGCCGGGGTGCCGCTGCTCATCGAGAAGCCGGTCTGCGCGACAGCGGAGGAGGCGAAACGGCTCATCGCGAAGATCCCCGAGGGCCTCGTCGCCGGTGTCGGGCACATCGAGCGGTTCAACCCGATCGTCCCCGAGATCAAGAAGATCGTCCAGAATCCCCTCTACATCGAGATGAAGCGGCATAACCCCGCTTCGTCCCGGGTGAGCGGTTCCTCGGTCGTCGAGGATCTGATGATCCACGATGTGGACATCATGCGTAACGTCCTCCTCCCGGAGGGCACCTACCACCTCGCCGGAAGCGGGAACGAGGATGTCTGCAGCGCACTCTTCTCTTTCGGAGGCACCCCGGTCTACCTCTCGGCAAGCAGGAAATCCTCGAAGAAGATCCGTATGATCTACATCGAGGAGGAAGAGTTCACCGTCGAGGGAGACTTCATGGCCCAGGAGATCTACATCCACAGAAAGCCCGGGCAGTATGCGGTCGAGGACGAACGCTATGTCCAGGAGAACATCATCGAGAAGGTGCTCGTCAACAAGCAGGAGCCGCTCAAGCTCGAACTCTCGACGTTCCTCGACTGTGTTGTCCGAAAAAGGCAGTTCCCCGTCAGTCCCGCACAGGCGTTGCTGAATATGGAGATCTGCGAGGATGTCGCGCGGTGTTTTGCGGCCTGA
- a CDS encoding nucleotide sugar dehydrogenase: MKSKLQSIIDRIGSIRNIGVVGMGYVGIPAAALFADAPEFEFVRGFQRDSPSSGYKVAMLNRGESPLKGEEPGLEELLGKVVGAGKFRCTSDFSEIAACDAVTLAIQTPFKDQKDLIPDFSALIEGLRQVGKHLAEGTLVVLESTVTPGTTERMAREILEEESGLVAGEEFCLAHAPERVMVGRLLRNIREHDRIVGGIDEVSTARAIELYRPVLTTGKIIPMTATAAEVTKTAENAFRDLQIAAANQLALHCEAMGVNVYDVRAGIDSLKGEGITRAVLWPGAGVGGHCLTKDSWHLERGAQVLGGDLWYPHGAESIFGVARMINEFMPRHMVHLTLEGLERAGKSPDGATVALLGWAFIQNSDDTRNTPAEPYLAEMKEAGAEVRVHDPFVERYPGIEVSHDLDAALEGADVVTIFTGHHHYASLEPVRVKELSGKEHPVIVDGRNIVDPDAFIRAGFVYKGIGRGDKNNHPIRQLP, translated from the coding sequence ATGAAGAGCAAATTACAGTCGATCATCGATAGAATTGGGTCGATCAGGAATATCGGTGTCGTCGGCATGGGCTACGTCGGCATCCCCGCTGCGGCGCTCTTTGCGGACGCACCCGAATTCGAGTTCGTCCGGGGGTTCCAGCGGGATTCACCGTCCTCAGGCTACAAGGTAGCCATGCTGAACCGGGGAGAGTCGCCGCTCAAGGGCGAAGAGCCGGGGCTGGAAGAACTGCTCGGAAAGGTCGTCGGCGCGGGGAAGTTCCGGTGTACCTCGGACTTCTCCGAGATCGCGGCGTGCGACGCGGTGACACTCGCCATCCAGACCCCGTTTAAGGATCAAAAAGACCTGATTCCCGACTTCTCGGCCCTGATCGAGGGGCTCCGGCAGGTGGGAAAGCACCTCGCGGAAGGCACGCTCGTGGTTCTCGAGTCGACAGTCACCCCCGGCACGACCGAGCGCATGGCCCGCGAAATCCTCGAAGAGGAGTCGGGGCTCGTCGCCGGGGAAGAGTTCTGCCTCGCGCACGCTCCCGAACGGGTGATGGTCGGACGATTGCTTCGCAATATCCGGGAGCACGACCGGATCGTCGGCGGGATCGATGAGGTCTCGACGGCGCGGGCGATCGAACTCTACCGTCCGGTCCTGACGACCGGGAAGATCATCCCGATGACCGCGACCGCTGCCGAGGTGACGAAGACCGCCGAGAACGCCTTCCGCGACCTCCAGATCGCCGCCGCAAACCAGCTGGCGCTGCACTGCGAGGCGATGGGCGTCAACGTCTACGACGTCCGGGCCGGGATTGACTCCTTGAAGGGAGAGGGGATCACCCGGGCAGTTCTCTGGCCGGGTGCCGGGGTAGGCGGCCACTGTCTCACGAAGGACTCCTGGCACCTCGAACGGGGCGCACAGGTTCTCGGCGGCGACCTCTGGTACCCGCACGGGGCCGAGTCGATCTTCGGCGTCGCACGGATGATCAACGAGTTCATGCCCCGGCACATGGTTCACCTGACCCTCGAGGGGCTCGAGCGGGCGGGGAAATCCCCGGATGGTGCAACGGTCGCGCTCCTCGGGTGGGCGTTCATCCAGAACTCGGACGATACCCGGAACACCCCCGCGGAGCCTTACCTCGCGGAGATGAAGGAGGCGGGAGCGGAAGTCCGGGTTCACGACCCGTTCGTGGAGAGGTATCCGGGGATAGAGGTTTCGCACGACCTGGACGCGGCTCTTGAAGGCGCGGACGTCGTCACCATCTTCACCGGCCACCACCACTATGCCTCTCTCGAACCGGTGCGGGTGAAGGAGTTGTCGGGGAAAGAGCATCCGGTCATCGTCGACGGCAGGAACATCGTCGACCCGGACGCCTTCATCCGGGCAGGCTTCGTCTACAAGGGCATCGGCCGCGGCGACAAAAACAACCATCCGATTCGGCAGTTACCATGA
- the wecB gene encoding non-hydrolyzing UDP-N-acetylglucosamine 2-epimerase encodes MKIVSIVGARPQFIKCAPVSRELRKEHEEILVHTGQHYDHGMSEIFFEELRIPKPDYNLGIGSGTHGRQTGAMLGAIEDVLETEKPDIVMVYGDTNSTLAGALAAAKLHISVAHVEAGLRSFDRRMPEEVNRVLTDHASDLLFCPTETAVANLAAEGVTEGVHLVGDVMCDAINYNRAVAEERSRILEDVGVEPGGYLVVTVHRPSNTDSRENMAAILSALGEAERPVVFPVHPRTRRYLGEHGLLTKMPENVRVIEPLGYLDMLHLMAHAEKILTDSGGVQKEAYMLGVPCITLRENTEWVETVEAEWNMLVGAERESIIDAIRHFSPESQQTEVFGNGNASALIGEILIRHQNAGETPNIP; translated from the coding sequence ATGAAGATCGTATCGATCGTCGGCGCCCGGCCGCAGTTCATCAAGTGCGCTCCCGTCTCCCGGGAACTCAGGAAGGAGCACGAGGAGATCCTCGTCCACACCGGACAGCACTATGACCACGGCATGTCAGAGATCTTCTTCGAGGAACTCCGCATCCCGAAGCCCGACTACAACCTCGGCATCGGCTCCGGGACCCACGGCCGCCAGACCGGGGCGATGCTCGGGGCGATCGAGGACGTTCTTGAGACGGAGAAGCCCGACATCGTTATGGTCTACGGCGACACGAACTCGACCCTCGCGGGCGCGCTTGCGGCGGCAAAACTCCACATTTCGGTGGCGCACGTCGAGGCAGGGCTCCGGAGCTTCGACCGCCGGATGCCCGAGGAGGTGAACCGGGTGCTCACCGACCACGCATCCGACCTCCTCTTCTGCCCGACGGAGACCGCCGTTGCAAACCTCGCGGCCGAGGGAGTCACGGAGGGCGTTCACCTCGTCGGGGATGTGATGTGTGACGCGATAAACTACAACCGCGCGGTCGCGGAAGAGCGCTCCCGGATCCTCGAGGACGTCGGGGTCGAACCCGGGGGCTACCTCGTCGTCACCGTCCACCGGCCGTCGAACACCGATAGCAGGGAGAATATGGCTGCCATCCTCAGCGCGCTTGGGGAGGCTGAAAGACCGGTCGTCTTCCCGGTCCACCCCCGGACACGGCGCTACCTCGGCGAACACGGCCTTCTTACGAAGATGCCGGAGAACGTCCGGGTCATCGAACCGCTCGGCTACCTCGACATGCTTCACCTGATGGCGCACGCGGAAAAAATCCTCACCGACTCCGGCGGAGTCCAGAAGGAGGCCTACATGCTTGGCGTCCCCTGCATCACCCTCCGGGAGAATACCGAGTGGGTTGAGACGGTCGAGGCCGAGTGGAACATGCTTGTGGGGGCGGAGAGGGAGAGCATCATCGATGCTATTCGGCATTTTTCGCCCGAATCACAGCAGACAGAGGTATTCGGGAACGGAAACGCCAGTGCTTTGATCGGGGAGATCCTCATCCGGCACCAGAATGCCGGGGAGACACCGAATATCCCCTGA